The sequence below is a genomic window from Leptospira ryugenii.
ATATATGATTATTCTCCCAAGTCTCCTGGTTCGTCCTCTGCCACAGCAGCAGCTAAGCCAGATCCATCTGAAGAGAAGGAAGAGTTTGTGAGTCGTTCATATTCTTTATTCAAAGCGATCAATTCTTGTTCAATTTTCCTATGTGCTGTTAATTTCTGAGAAGTTTGTGGGTCTTTAAAAATAACTGCATAATTGTAAAGGTACTTGGTAAGTTGGATTATGATTTCTTCAACAGTCATTCCATTGATTCTTTCTTTGGTCACCAATGTTTTGTCATAGTGTGGAATGAATCTCTGTTGGAGTTTGATTTCTTCTATGACTTTTTCTTTCGTAACAGCGACTTTATCCGTACCTTTCCCTTTTGATTCCGAAGCTCTCGCCATCAAATGGCTTTCCACCATAATATTCAATTTGTTCGCGAATTGACCAAAGAACTCCGCGGAATCGATAAGTACGCGCAAGATACTATTTACGATTTGGTCCATTGTCCCTTTTGAGTAGTCACTATTAAATTGTTGGAATGTGTATTGAAAACTTGGGAATTTTTTATTAAAAGTTTCAATAGCACGAACTAAATTGTTCATTGTTTCGATTTCTTGTCGGAATAGGCCAGGTTGGACTATAAGTAACTCTTGGTTTTGGTTGATATCCCCAAGACGGATATAACCCTCAATCATGTTGATATAAACTACCTGAATGTCTCTAAGTAATAAATACAACAAACGATGCGGCATAGATTTATAAGTATTTTTTACAGATTGGCTTTTAGCTGCTTCCGGTATATGCAGTTTGGTAAAGTCATCTACAACAATATTGAGAAACTCAAAATTGATCTTTCCTTTGTCATCGATAGTAAAGTATCTCGTTCTTAGATTTTGTAATTCTTCCTTTTTGAAGACACGAACATTGATGTCATCTGAGATTTTGGCTACAGTGATCTCTACTTCTTTTTGGATTTCACGTGAAGCTTGGAATTTGTGTTCCTGGATAGCAGGAACCCTAAGGTCGGCTATGATTTCATCCCAGGTAACCATTTTCTTTTTGGACACAATATAAAAAGCAGTGATCACATCGGAAAGTTTCGGTTTTTCCGATTCAAGACCGATACCAAAATTGATACCTGTCATAACAGCGGACATTTTGTTCGCTAGTTTCTCATCCATTTCAACGATTTTTGGTAAATTTTCCAGGATAATCTTCGGCGCATCATCTCGATGCAGATACCGGATATAAAACATCTGCATTTTTACCGAACGATCCAAAAAAATATCAGGAGAAATCTTATCTATAAAAAGAGAGTCAAGGGAAACAAAAGCATTAAAGAATTTACTAAAATTTGCAATGATGTTGTACACAAGCGGTGTCCAAAGGCGCCATCCCTGTTGCTCAGCCGTACGTAAGGCTTGGATTGTTGGGATAATGGTATCTTCTTTTAGCGTACGAAAAAGTCTTTCAGCGCTTGGAGAAATACTCGGATTCCGACCAAACAATCCCACATCAATAGCTCCTGTATCTTTTGCAAACTTTGCAATCGGAGTTTGTCCGCCACCACCACCAAACAGAGCAGCAAAAAAGCCGCCACCACCAGTTGCGGGTTTTGCTGGCTCAGCCTTTTTCTTCTGGGCAGCTTGTTTTTGTTTGGCGGACTCTGTGCTTACCAGTTCTGATTGTCTTTTCTGTTCCTGTTTCCCTTGGGAATCGCCCCGCGAAGAGCTTTCCCGTTCTGGTTTATCTTCAAAATAAGACTTAGGTTTATCTTTGGGTTTGTTTTTATTTTGGTAGTCCTCATCCACTTTTTTGATTAGGTCAATGCGAATGAAGACGTCATTGGACCGAAGGATCGCTTCGTCTACCAGTTGTTGGTGGTCGGGTGTCCTAGGCTTCCGATACAAATCGGCAAATACTCGGTGTGCTTCTGTGCGCGAGACCGGAGTCATTTGTTATTCCTTTTGGTTGAGAGGATTTTCTACAATCTGGGAGCTAGTAGGGGGCTGGAAATTAAACAAAGCAGTGCCCAAACCAATATTGGTGGCAATGCCGGAAAAAGCGATTTCTGTGATTTCTTCGTCATCCCTTTTCATCTTAATCACTCTTGGTAAATCATTGTCCGAAACAATCAAGATGATTTCTGAATACCTCTTACTCGGAGAGGTCAAACGGAACGTACGACCACTTACAGTCACGGTTTCATAACCGGATAACAAACCAGCAAGCCCTGCGGAACCGCCTTTAAGGTCCTGCCTGCCAGAAACCGATGTATCTGGGCTGTAAAACCATAAAACCTTTCCGTTGGAAGAGATTATGCGCCCATCATTTAGCCGAACATGCAATTGGAAGGGGTTTTTGTAGGAGAGAACTCCTGTCAAAGTACCATTGATGGTGACAGTGGCTCGGAAGGTTTCAAGGGAGTTGATTTTGGCAAGGACAGCATTTAACCGTTCCCTACCATCCTGAGCCTGGACCCCGAACACTGGGGCAAGGAGAAGGAAGAGAACGGAAAAAAATTGTTTCCTGGATCGGGAGACCAAACCGGTAGGAGAAGTGTTGGTATTAACCCAACACTTTTTTGAACTCGGATGTCAATGCGGGCACAACTTCAAATAAGTCTGCAACCACACCATACGTAGCAACTTTAAAGATAGGAGCATCTCCATCCTTGTTGATCGCTACGATGTACTTAGAGGAGCCCATACCTGCAAGGTGCTGGATAGCGCCAGAAATACCACAAGCAATGTAACAGTTCGGGGATACAGTCTTTCCTGTTTGCCCAACCTGGTGCGAGTGAGAGATCCAACCAGCATCAACTGTTGCCCGAGAGGCTCCCAGTGCTGCACCGAGTGTATCCGCTAAATCTTGCAAAAGAGGCCAGTTCTCCGGTCCTTTGATCCCACGACCACCAGACACAATGATAGAAGCATCAGCTAACTGAACTTTGTTTCCACCAGAGAGGTCTTTGGAGAGTGATTTTAATCTCACTTCACCAGCAGATGCAGAGGATGCTTCCACAGATCCTGCGCCTTCTTTTTGGCTCACTTCTTGTGAGTTAGCACGCACTGTGAAGATTTGGATGTCAGAGCTGATTTTAAAATTTGCATATGCTTTGCCAGAATAGATTGGCTTTTTTGCGACGACTTTCCCGCCGTCGACCGAAAGACCAACTGCATCTGCAACGATACCAGCGTTTACTTTAATGGCAACGCGTGCCGAATACTCTTTCCCTTGTGAGGAGTGTGGGATGAGTACCACTGCTGGTTTTTTCTCTTGGATGATGGCTGCAATCCCGTTCGCATAACCTTCTGGGTTGAAGTCACCAAGATTTGCTGTAATGATGGCATCAGCTCCCACAGCTTTGAGATCGGCAGCATACTTGTCTGCACTGGCCGCGATCACGACTGTATGAACCTTTCCACCGATTGCATCGGCAATCTTTCTTGCTGCGGAAGTAAGCTCTCTAGAAATTTTTTTGAGCTCACCATCTTTTAATTCGCTAACTACTAATACATCTGCCATTGATAATCTCCTTAGATCACCTTCGCTTCTTCGCGAAGTGCTTTTACGAGTTGACTTGCAAAACCTTGTGCATCGCCTGCTTCTAATTTTCTTCCAGCTACACGTGGTGGAGGTGGTTCTAAAGAAACCACTTCGAGTTTAGAAGCCGTAGCGCCCAACTCCTCTGGCTTTTTCACCTCAACAGGTTTTTTCTTAGCGGACATGATACCTTTTAAGCTAGGGTAACGAGGCTCATTGAGTCCTTTTTGTGCTGTAACGGCAAGAGGAAGAGATGTCTCAACGACTTCAGTCCCACCTTCGATTTCACGAGTAGCGGTCACTTTTTTGCCATCAAATTCTAATTTCAGTGCCATCGCAACATGTGGTACGTTCATTCTTTCTGCGATTTGGATGACAACTTGAGAGCTGTCAGTGTCAATGGACTGTCTACCACCGATCACTAAATCTGCATTCTCTGCTTTGATCAAATTTGCTAGCAGTTCAGATGTGTATGTCGAATCAAAAGTTACGTAATCGTCAACTTTTACATGGACTGCACGGTCAACACCCATAGCATATGCAGTTCGAAGAGCTTCCACGACTCGGTCTGGACCGAGGGAAACAGCAATGACTTCACCGCCGCTTTTTTCACGGATGCGAATGCCTTCTTCGATTGCAAATTCATCGTATGGAGAGATGATCCATTTGACTCCGGACTCATTGATTGATTTGTCGCCGGGTTTGATGCTGGTTTCCGTATCTGGAACCTGTTTGACTAGTACAACTATTTTCATTCCTTACCCCGATTTCGTGGATTGCCTATAAACCAGAAAAAGTGAGCCGATCATGATGGGAAGTCTTTTATTCTTTCCAGAAGGTGTATTTGAACCAGTTATATGTCCATACTATCCATAGAATGACAACGAGAACATTGGCATCGGACTTGAGATAAAAGAAAAGACCAAGG
It includes:
- a CDS encoding LolA family protein, whose translation is MFGVQAQDGRERLNAVLAKINSLETFRATVTINGTLTGVLSYKNPFQLHVRLNDGRIISSNGKVLWFYSPDTSVSGRQDLKGGSAGLAGLLSGYETVTVSGRTFRLTSPSKRYSEIILIVSDNDLPRVIKMKRDDEEITEIAFSGIATNIGLGTALFNFQPPTSSQIVENPLNQKE
- a CDS encoding electron transfer flavoprotein subunit alpha/FixB family protein, yielding MADVLVVSELKDGELKKISRELTSAARKIADAIGGKVHTVVIAASADKYAADLKAVGADAIITANLGDFNPEGYANGIAAIIQEKKPAVVLIPHSSQGKEYSARVAIKVNAGIVADAVGLSVDGGKVVAKKPIYSGKAYANFKISSDIQIFTVRANSQEVSQKEGAGSVEASSASAGEVRLKSLSKDLSGGNKVQLADASIIVSGGRGIKGPENWPLLQDLADTLGAALGASRATVDAGWISHSHQVGQTGKTVSPNCYIACGISGAIQHLAGMGSSKYIVAINKDGDAPIFKVATYGVVADLFEVVPALTSEFKKVLG
- a CDS encoding electron transfer flavoprotein subunit beta/FixA family protein yields the protein MKIVVLVKQVPDTETSIKPGDKSINESGVKWIISPYDEFAIEEGIRIREKSGGEVIAVSLGPDRVVEALRTAYAMGVDRAVHVKVDDYVTFDSTYTSELLANLIKAENADLVIGGRQSIDTDSSQVVIQIAERMNVPHVAMALKLEFDGKKVTATREIEGGTEVVETSLPLAVTAQKGLNEPRYPSLKGIMSAKKKPVEVKKPEELGATASKLEVVSLEPPPPRVAGRKLEAGDAQGFASQLVKALREEAKVI